TTGGTTACAGATTGACAGAGGATATATCTCTCCTCAATTCGTTACAAACCCTGAGAAGTTGGTTGTTGAATTTGAGAATGCAAGAGTTCTGGTTACTGACCAGAAGATTTCAGCCATCAAGGACATAATTCCTCTATTGGAGAAGACCACTCAGTTGAGAGCCCCTCTGCTCATAATTGCTGAGGATGTCTCTGGGGAAGCTTTGGCGACTCTTGTTGTGAACAAGTTGAGGGGTATACTGAATGTTGCCGCTATCAAAGCTCCCGGTTTTGGCGAACGGAGAAAGGCtctcctccaagatattgccaTTTTGACAGGTAAAGATTTGGCTTCGTTTATCAGATTATAATTCTACAGCACAAGTTAAAGTTTGATATCTGGTATCCAATTAGATGTTGCTTGGTTAGTTTGTTACTCATTCGGCTAGTTCTCCATATATTCAGGAGCTGAGTTTCAAGCCAACGATCTGAGTCTACTGGTTGAGAACACCTCAGTTGAGCAGCTTGGTTTGGCCCGGAAGGTGACAATCTCAAAGGACTCCACTACCATTATCGCTGATGCAGCATCAAAGGACGAGTTGCAAGCCAGAATTGCACAGCTGAAGAAAGAGCTGTCCGAGACGGATTCTGTTTATGACACAGAAAAATTGGCTGAGAGGATTGCCAAATTGTCAGGTGGAGTTGCTGTTATAAAGGTCGGCGCTGCTACAGAGACCGAACTTGAGGACCGTAAACTCCGTATTGAGGATGCCAAGAATGCTACTTTCGCTGCCATAGAGGAAGGGATTGTGcctggtggtggtgctgctttGGTACATCTCTCAGCATATGTTCCTGCTATCAAGGAAAAACTTGTTGATGCAGATGAGCGGCTTGGAGCTGACATTGTCCAGAAGGTAACAACCATTCTATGATAATTCTCTTTTTAAGACTTACTATGCACGTAATTTGGTATCATCCGGCTAATTTGCACGAATACGTATCTTTAAATCTGACAACTCAATCTATGTTGTGCGTGCAGGCACTGGTAGCACCAGCAGCATTGATAGCTCAAAACGCTGGAATTGAAGGCGAAGTGGTGGTAGATAAAATAAGGGATAGTGAATGGGAGGTTGGTTACAATGCAATGACAGACAAGTACGAGAACTTGGTCGATGCCGGTGTTATCGACCCAGCGAAGGTAACAAGATGTGCTTTGCAGAACGCAGCTTCCGTGGCCGGAATGGTCCTGACAACTCAGGCCATTGTGGTGGAAAAGGCTAAGCCCAGGTTGGCCGCGGCCGCCGCCCCACAAGGCATGACTGTGTAATGTGGAGCATCTTTAGAGTCAGAATTTTTTGTGGAGTGGATTCCGCGGTGCTTTCGGGTCATAGACGTTTGTTAAAACATCTGTTATCACTATGAATGAACTTCTATAAAAGATGTGATAAAATTGAGAGCTCTGTCTTGTTGCGTTCAGTAATTTTCTTCTGACTACAGCTTTATGCagaaacaagtttttttttaaccgGGTTAACAAACATGCCGAGTTGTGCATGGACTTCGTTGTGTTTAAAGCCTTTTTAAGGCAAGGTTGGAGagtggaaaaacaaagatttacAATGTTTAAACTATGGACTGTCCAAGTCACTTTGTATTATGGTTTAGtagtattctttttcacttataaatgagaggttttaggtttgattctcgtcaaaaatgaatttgaattacattattgctaactcattatgAGATTAAGTTTACCCTCTCTTCATTAGTGTAAATGTCCTTTGTTAAGAAGACTATGGACCGTCCAACGATTTCAGGGAAATGTTTTCTTGTTCCTCTTTTTTGTTCCTTATTCTTCGCTGTTAGAAAAAgagtagaaaaaaaaagagagcaaAGAGTGCGGgttagaaataaaatataagaaaaagaaaatcataaagaaacgagagagagatcgagagaaaAATTAGACGATCATTTCCTTCAATTATTATTAACAAGTTGCTTTCTTGTAGAAGGAAATGATACTCTAATTTCTCTTTCTTTATATTTAACTAGCCTTTTTGCACGCGCCTTGTGAGTGCGAAAGGCTTTTTTTTACATCACAGCGCGCTACGCGCATCAATCAAAATTTTTTTCACTTCCACATTTGGTTCAAGTGGaaaagtgttttaattttgtttttgtgaagGCAAATGAACCATACtaatataaacaaaatataaattgaaCCAATAATTGAAACACACTAAAATTTTAATCAATACAAAAAAGGAATAGCGCAGATAAGGTGACGATCTCTGATATGTTGCTCCTATC
This window of the Malus domestica chromosome 03, GDT2T_hap1 genome carries:
- the LOC103423221 gene encoding ruBisCO large subunit-binding protein subunit alpha-like, whose product is MASANALTSASVFCSPKQSLRRGVSHQQNNRVNYRQSRGRFVVKSSAKEISFDQHSRRALQAGIDKLADAVGLTLGPRGRNVVLDEYGSPKVVNDGVTIARAIELPDAMENAGAALIREVASKTNDSAGDGTTTASILAREIIKLGLLSVTSGANPVSIKKGIEKTVQGLVDELENKSRPVKGRDDVKAVASISAGNDEQIGTMIADAIDKVGPDGVLSIESSSSFETSVEVEEGMEIDRGYISPQFVTNPEKLVVEFENARVLVTDQKISAIKDIIPLLEKTTQLRAPLLIIAEDVSGEALATLVVNKLRGILNVAAIKAPGFGERRKALLQDIAILTGAEFQANDLSLLVENTSVEQLGLARKVTISKDSTTIIADAASKDELQARIAQLKKELSETDSVYDTEKLAERIAKLSGGVAVIKVGAATETELEDRKLRIEDAKNATFAAIEEGIVPGGGAALVHLSAYVPAIKEKLVDADERLGADIVQKALVAPAALIAQNAGIEGEVVVDKIRDSEWEVGYNAMTDKYENLVDAGVIDPAKVTRCALQNAASVAGMVLTTQAIVVEKAKPRLAAAAAPQGMTV